The following is a genomic window from Abditibacteriaceae bacterium.
TCGATCTGACGATTCCCACTTCCGTTCAGGTGACTGCGCCAGTTAGCGGAGAAAGTGTAAGGGCGTTAACGCTGCTCAGTGCGATAGCAGAGGATGATACCGGTGTCAGCGGCATCGGTAACGTGAACCTGTATCTGCGTCGCGCGAATAGCGCAGGGGCACTTGAGTTCTGGGGCAAGCGCGGCACGACGTGGGGTTGGGCTACAACCTCAGCGTTCATGCCTGCTGGCCTATCGAACGGTGCATGGCGTGTGACAAACAACTTCCCAACGGGCACAGTGTTGCCTTCGAGCACCAATCTTTCCGACGGTACTTATTACGCTCATGCCGTCGCTTATGACAAAGCAGGCAATCCCAAAGGGAGCACGGTCAACACCTTCACGGTCGATCTGACGGCTCCAGCTTCCGTTCAGGTAACAGCTCCTGCCAATGGAGAAAGCCTGAGCGCGCTATCGAAGCTCACTGCCAGAGCCAAAAACAACATTGGTGACAGCGACAGCGGAGACGGCGGCATCGGTCGTATGAACTTGTTCCTGCGTCGCAAGAACAGCGCAGGTGCCTTTGAGCACTGGGGCCAGCGCGGCACCACATGGGGCTGGGCTACCACCGCAGCCCTCCTGCCTGCAGCGTTAGCGTCCGTGCCTGCCAGTGAGACTCAGCCGGCCTATAGCGAGTGGCGCGTGACAAACAACTTCCCAACAGGCACAGTGTTACCTTCGGGTACCAATCTTCCTGCTGGCACTTATTACGCCCATGCCGTCGCTTATGACAAAGCAGGCAATCTCAAAGGGAGCACGGTCAACACCTTCACGATCATCAACAGTGGTAGCACGGTTACGACCGATGAGGGCGAACCCGCTTCTTCTGTTGCACTATCAAGTTCAAGTGCGCAAGCATCGAGCGACACGGTTCGTCTGGTGTTTACTGGTGGGCTTGACATCGCCGCCGCTTCGGATCCCGCGCGTTACAGCGTAACGATTGACGGCGTGGCGGTTGCCATCGAAAGCGTGCAACTTGCCAACAGCTCGTCGGTTGTGCTGACGCTCGAAGAAGGCAGCATCACGGTGGGCGAGGTAGCGCTTGTCGCCTACGACATCAAGGACAACAAAGGACTCGCTCTCGCGGGTGAGGCTAAAGTTGCTGTTAAGTAACGGCAAGTCCCAAGACAAAAGGTACGGTCGATTTCGACCGTACCTTTTTGTTATCTCGTGGTGTTATATCGTGCGGACGGCGCCATCGGGAATGAGAATTCCGTTTGCGTAATCGTGAAATTGCACTACGCTGCGCGCCACATCGAGCGTGGCAACCGAGGGAACTTCGGGCGGCACAAGCGCGCCGGGATTAATCCATGTGAGTGCGCCGAACCCGCGTGCCATGCGTCGGTGGGTGTGACCGCTGACAACAAAACGAAAGCGATTCTCACACAGAATCTGCTGCACTTCCTTGTTCATCTCCAGCCCGTAACCATAATCATCGCGGCCTACGCCATTCATATCGTTGCGGCCCGCGCCGTGACACAAAAGCAGCGTCCCCCCAGACGTTTCGAGTTCGTGCAAAGGGCGCAAGGCGTTCAGGAAGTCGAGCGACGATGTTGATAGTTCGTGCTTGCGTGTCGCATCGGGCAATCGACGCATGTCGTTTGTAACGAGCCAGCGGTCATGGTTGCCCCGCACAGTGAGGACGCCGAACTCCTGCAACAAATCGCAACAGCGATTGGCGTCGCCTGCGCCATCGACAACATCGCCCGCGCATAGAATTGCGTCCACTTGTTGCGAACGGAAATACTTCAGCGCTTGAATCAACAACTCGTCTTGCGCGTGGACATCGCTGATGAGGCCGAAAGTCGTCATAAAAAAAGTACGGTCGGAATCAACCGTACTTGATTTTGCGGGAATGATGAGACTTCTGCACCCGCACAGCCTTATTTTCCTTCGAGGCCTTTACGCCAGAAGAGATAATAATTCGCCCCGTTGCGCGCGACGTTAGCTCCCGAAAAATCGTTTGCTGCGTATTTGCGCGTAAACCATTTGACATGACCATCGGCGAAAAGATAGTTTCGCACCTTCTAAATGAAGGAGCGATGTATCTAATCCGGCAGCAGCGGAGATTCCACTGGTCGGTGTTGTCCCGATTTCCTTATTCAATCCGTCTGTAGGCGAGGCGAATGGCCCCGCAGGGTCGTTACTGCCAGAACGTTCAACGATGGAAATCGTTTCTGCCGGTGTGGGAATGTCCGCAAGGGCGACGCCTTGAGCATTAAAAACGCCCCACCGCGCCGGCTCCGTTGCAATCGCATCATCCAGCGTGACGTTATAAGAACAGAGAACTAACGCCGTGCTGCCAACCGATTGAATCTCGAAGGCGACGTTGTCTGTTGCGAGCGTTGCATCACTGGCACAGCGGAGTATTTGGTCGCTCCGCGTATAAGAGCCAATCCGCGCGAGAGCAAAATTCATCTCCAAATTAGTCGCTATTGTCGGCGGCAAACGTTCATCGGCGTCACCTGTGTATTGTGCCAGCGCCAGCCCGATTTGTTTCAAGTTGCTCTGGCACGAACTGCGACGTGCGTTTTCTCGCGCGCGGGCAAATACAGGGAAAAGAATCGACGCGAGCAGCGCAATTATCGAAATGACGATGAGAAGTTCGATAAGAGTAAAACCGCTTGGCTTCGTGGTCTTATAGGCTAGTTTCATCGGCTTCAAAGGTAACGCACAGGCAGGCTCAGTAAATGCAAAGCGTATATAAATTAACGCGAAACAAAAAAAGAGTACGGTCGAAATCGACCGTACTCTTTTTGTTACCCGAAAGCGGAGGTTTAAGCGAGCGTCACTTTGTCGCCGTCTTCCAGTTCCTGATTGCCGGTAATTACCAAATCGCCTTGCACGGCGCCGCCTGCGATTTGCGTGACGCCGTTGGAAGTGGGGCCTGTTCTGACTTTGCGGCGCTTGACTTCTGCACCTTTGCCCGCCTTCTGTGCAACGAGGATAAAGGTTTCTCCGCCGCTTTGACGAACCGCATCGCTGGGCACCACCAGCGTATTCGTAATGCGCTGCGTTGTGATCGTGCCGCGCGCAAATGCGCCCGGTGTCAACTGGCTCGGTGCGTTGGGAATCGTGATACGAACGCGGAACTGACGCGTTTGCTCGCTGGCCGTCGGAATGACATCGGAAATGTAAGCGGGCAGTGCCTGATCGGAAACCGCCGGAACATTAATCAACGCCGTTTGGCCGGTACGCAACGAGCGCACTTGAAGCTCGCTGACTTGGGCTTCAAAGTAAACGCGGTCGAGCGACACGATGTTGAGCAGAGCGCTTCCGGCACCGGCGGTTTCGCCCGGATCGGTGAGTTTCGTGTTGATGACACCCGAAACCGGCGCATAGATTCGCGCATACGCCAGATTGACTTGCGCTTGCTGCAACTGCGCCTGCGCGCTCTCAATTCCTGCACGAGCGGCGGCAATATCGGCGCGTGCGACCGGCACCTGCGAGCGATTTGCTGCGGCCTGCGCGACGTTGGCGCGCGCCTGATCGACAGCTTCACGGGCCACGCGCGTTTCCTGCCGCGTGATAGGAATCTGCGACAGGTTGGCAAGCGCGTTTTGCAAACCGCCCTGCGCCTGGGCCAGCGCTGCCAGCGACGCGGTGACTTCACCTTGAGCCACCAGAACGCGGGCTCGTCCGGCTTGAACGCCTTGCAAAGCGGCGAGGGCTTGCGTTACGCCCGCCTGGCTTTGACGCACGTTTTCCTGCGCCGCGCGCACGCGCTCTTCGGCCTGACGTGTTTGTTCCGTCGTTGCGCCTTCGCGGGTCAATGAAAGCGCCTGACGTGCGTTTTCGAGTGTCGCGCGTGCGACTTCAAAACGTGTCTGTGCCTGATCGACCGAGCTTTGCGGAGCTGCGCCGCCCTGCGCCAGAATGCGTGCGCGGTTGAGTTCGGTTTCGGCATCGCGCAATTGGGCTTCGGCCAACGTGACCTGCGATTGCGCCTGTGCTAATTGCTGATCGCGTGCGCCGCGCCGTACTTCGGCAAGGGCTGCTTGTTCGCGCGCCACGTTTGCCTGTGCTGCTGCGACGCCCGCGCGGGCCGAAGCGACTTGCGCTTGCGCTGCATTGACTTCGCTCTGGCTTTGGCGGTCGGTTTGAGTGGCCGTCGTGCGCGCCTGGCGTAAGCGCGCCTGCGCGGTGCGAACCGTTTCGCGTGCGTTATCGACTTGCGTTTGCGCCAGCGTTACTTGCGCCGGTTCATTCAAAAGCGCCTGACGCAAGCGTGCTTGGGCTGTTGCCAGCGCCGCACGCGCCGTTTCGATTCCAGTTGAAACTTGCTGTTCGCGTGCGGGCAAACCGACGACTTGCTGCTGATAACGCACTTGCGCGGTGTTGAGCGCCGCGCGTGCGCCGTTGACTGCAGCGCGTAAATCGGCGTCGTCGAGTTCGATCAGCAACTGGCCGCGCCGCACGCGGTCGCCTTCTTTAACCAGAACGCGCGATACGCGGCCCGAAATCTTCGATTGCAAATCGATGTTCTGGTTCGCGCGCAGCTGTCCCGTAACGGGAAGCGTTTGCACAACATTGCCCAAAACAATCGGAACCGTATCGACCTGAAGAATGGTTTCGCGCGGGCCACCGCGTCCGCCACCCGGCCCACCGGCTCCGCCCCGTCCGCCGCCGGCGCTTTCCCCGCCGCCGCGATTGCGTAATACCAGGCCGCCGATAATCAGGAGCGGAATTAAGGCAAGCGGCGCGTACTTCGCGGCTTTGCTTTTTCCTGGAGTGGTGTGTTCGTTTTTCTGTCCGTTCATCAAATGTCCTTGAAAGAGGCCAAATTAAAAGTACGGTCGAATTCGACCGTACTTTGTGTTTCTATTTGTTCGTGCTATCAACGGCTGCAACTACCGGCGACTTGGGATTCGTGGTGCGACGCCCGCCGAAAACGCGCTGCTTGCTGCGCTCGAACCAGTTCGTTAAATCGTCGAAGAACGAATAAGCAACCGGAGTTGCCAGAAGCGTCAAAAGAAGCGACATCGACTGTCCGCCGAAAATAACCGTACCAATCGCTTTGTTGGTGCCCGCGCCAACGCCGCTCGAAAGCACAAGCGGAAGCATACCGGCGACGAACGCGATGGTCGTCATCAGAATCGGTCGCAAGCGGTCGCGGTTGGCCTGGATAATCGCGTCGTAGCGATTGTATCCATCTTCGCGCAACTTGTTGGTGTGGTCGATCTGCAAAATTGCGTTTTTCTTCACCACGCCAAAGAGCACCAAAACACCAAGCATCGAGAAGATATTGAGCGATTGTCCAAAGAAGAAAAGGCTCCACAGCGCGAACGGGACGGTGAGCGGCAACGACAGCAGAATGGTAATCGGGTGAACCCAGCTTTCAAACTGCGCCGCCAACACGAGGTACATAAAGACCAGCGACATCAAAAGCGCCAACATAAACGCCGCGCCCGATTTCGCCTGTTCTTTGGCGGTTCCTGTTGGTGCTGCCGTATATTCCGGCCCCAG
Proteins encoded in this region:
- a CDS encoding efflux RND transporter periplasmic adaptor subunit, which encodes MNGQKNEHTTPGKSKAAKYAPLALIPLLIIGGLVLRNRGGGESAGGGRGGAGGPGGGRGGPRETILQVDTVPIVLGNVVQTLPVTGQLRANQNIDLQSKISGRVSRVLVKEGDRVRRGQLLIELDDADLRAAVNGARAALNTAQVRYQQQVVGLPAREQQVSTGIETARAALATAQARLRQALLNEPAQVTLAQTQVDNARETVRTAQARLRQARTTATQTDRQSQSEVNAAQAQVASARAGVAAAQANVAREQAALAEVRRGARDQQLAQAQSQVTLAEAQLRDAETELNRARILAQGGAAPQSSVDQAQTRFEVARATLENARQALSLTREGATTEQTRQAEERVRAAQENVRQSQAGVTQALAALQGVQAGRARVLVAQGEVTASLAALAQAQGGLQNALANLSQIPITRQETRVAREAVDQARANVAQAAANRSQVPVARADIAAARAGIESAQAQLQQAQVNLAYARIYAPVSGVINTKLTDPGETAGAGSALLNIVSLDRVYFEAQVSELQVRSLRTGQTALINVPAVSDQALPAYISDVIPTASEQTRQFRVRITIPNAPSQLTPGAFARGTITTQRITNTLVVPSDAVRQSGGETFILVAQKAGKGAEVKRRKVRTGPTSNGVTQIAGGAVQGDLVITGNQELEDGDKVTLA
- a CDS encoding metallophosphoesterase family protein; translation: MTTFGLISDVHAQDELLIQALKYFRSQQVDAILCAGDVVDGAGDANRCCDLLQEFGVLTVRGNHDRWLVTNDMRRLPDATRKHELSTSSLDFLNALRPLHELETSGGTLLLCHGAGRNDMNGVGRDDYGYGLEMNKEVQQILCENRFRFVVSGHTHRRMARGFGALTWINPGALVPPEVPSVATLDVARSVVQFHDYANGILIPDGAVRTI
- a CDS encoding type II secretion system protein; protein product: MKLAYKTTKPSGFTLIELLIVISIIALLASILFPVFARARENARRSSCQSNLKQIGLALAQYTGDADERLPPTIATNLEMNFALARIGSYTRSDQILRCASDATLATDNVAFEIQSVGSTALVLCSYNVTLDDAIATEPARWGVFNAQGVALADIPTPAETISIVERSGSNDPAGPFASPTDGLNKEIGTTPTSGISAAAGLDTSLLHLEGAKLSFRRWSCQMVYAQIRSKRFFGS
- a CDS encoding Ig-like domain repeat protein produces the protein TYGSLGNINSNSGSSVTLNLLPGSISTLSGVNSKSLYFASRLNNAGTLTLKDSGYINHNNDSVTVSRIVNQSGGTFNVAGDAGFTGNVGIFDNQGTLAIGNPLKRVSFGWTFIQGSTGKLNIKIGGADAAVPQFDQLAISGSATLGGALNVSLVNGYTAPTGATFKVLTFASGSGQFSSVNSPFVGTYNTNDVTLTRDSTVPVSVQVTAPVSGASVKALSLLSAIAEDDTGVSGIGNVNLYLRRANSAGALEFWGKRGTTWGWATTSAFMPAGLSNGAWRVTNNFPTGTVLPSGTNLPAGTYYAHAVAYDKAGNLKGSTVNTFTVDLTIPTSVQVTAPVSGESVRALTLLSAIAEDDTGVSGIGNVNLYLRRANSAGALEFWGKRGTTWGWATTSAFMPAGLSNGAWRVTNNFPTGTVLPSSTNLSDGTYYAHAVAYDKAGNPKGSTVNTFTVDLTAPASVQVTAPANGESLSALSKLTARAKNNIGDSDSGDGGIGRMNLFLRRKNSAGAFEHWGQRGTTWGWATTAALLPAALASVPASETQPAYSEWRVTNNFPTGTVLPSGTNLPAGTYYAHAVAYDKAGNLKGSTVNTFTIINSGSTVTTDEGEPASSVALSSSSAQASSDTVRLVFTGGLDIAAASDPARYSVTIDGVAVAIESVQLANSSSVVLTLEEGSITVGEVALVAYDIKDNKGLALAGEAKVAVK